In Neokomagataea tanensis, one genomic interval encodes:
- the aroB gene encoding 3-dehydroquinate synthase: MHRIPQRTIVLIGMMGVGKTTIGRRLAQLLGRRFVDADAEIERAAGCSITEIFERHGEAFFRNGERRVITRLMDGPPCVLATGGGAWMNKETRSRIRQRGLSVWLRAPIPVLLKRVHGRHGRPLLATGNPYDILSRLAEERHPLYAEADLIVDCGDETVEQGVDKLHEALAAWQPPEKVHVALNNHAYDVLIGKDLIDRAGRWLAPLLPQKRVVIITDEHVATLHLPRLERALAETNIRFDTLQVPRGEGSKSFSCYSDLMNRVLALGIERHTTIVALGGGVVGDLAGFIAATALRGLPFVQIPTTLLSQVDSSVGGKTGINAPAGKNLIGAFHQPIAVLADSSTLATLPRRERVAGYAEILKAGLIGDPDLFAWCEAHGADVLDGNPQALTEAVRRACAFKAKVVTQDERETASQNGRALLNLGHTFGHALEAEMGYDGRLLHGEAVSIGLQMAMKLSVELGYAKETDLERLDKHLTQLDMPKSIRRLGNHFSATTLIENMMRDKKMKDGKLTFILLRGIGKAFTNRDVELGPVRVLLEDAGCAP; this comes from the coding sequence ATGCACCGTATTCCACAGCGTACGATTGTTTTAATTGGTATGATGGGCGTTGGGAAAACCACCATCGGACGCCGCTTGGCACAGCTTTTGGGGCGGCGCTTCGTTGATGCGGATGCTGAGATTGAACGCGCCGCGGGTTGCAGCATTACCGAAATTTTTGAGCGCCATGGCGAAGCTTTTTTTCGCAACGGAGAGCGCCGCGTTATTACACGACTGATGGACGGCCCACCGTGCGTTCTCGCAACAGGTGGCGGGGCTTGGATGAACAAGGAAACCAGAAGCCGCATCCGGCAGCGCGGACTATCTGTGTGGCTGCGTGCACCTATTCCGGTGCTGCTGAAGCGCGTGCATGGCCGGCATGGCCGCCCACTGCTCGCAACAGGCAACCCTTACGATATTTTAAGCCGCCTCGCTGAGGAGCGGCACCCCCTTTATGCCGAAGCTGATTTAATCGTCGATTGTGGAGATGAAACCGTGGAACAGGGCGTCGATAAACTTCATGAAGCACTGGCTGCCTGGCAGCCGCCTGAAAAAGTTCACGTCGCGCTCAATAACCACGCCTATGACGTACTTATTGGCAAGGATTTGATTGACCGAGCAGGCCGTTGGCTTGCGCCGCTTTTACCGCAAAAGCGGGTTGTGATCATCACGGACGAGCACGTCGCAACGCTGCACCTTCCCCGACTCGAACGCGCACTCGCCGAAACCAATATTCGTTTCGATACGCTTCAAGTTCCCAGAGGTGAAGGAAGCAAATCCTTCAGTTGCTACAGCGATTTGATGAACCGTGTGCTCGCCCTCGGCATTGAACGCCACACAACTATCGTAGCACTCGGTGGCGGCGTCGTCGGTGATTTGGCAGGCTTTATTGCCGCGACTGCGCTGCGTGGCCTTCCTTTTGTGCAAATTCCTACCACTCTACTCTCCCAAGTCGATAGTTCAGTCGGTGGCAAAACCGGTATCAATGCACCCGCTGGCAAGAACCTCATCGGCGCTTTTCACCAACCTATTGCTGTATTGGCAGATAGCAGCACCCTCGCCACGCTCCCTCGCCGCGAACGAGTCGCGGGATATGCGGAAATTCTCAAAGCCGGATTGATAGGCGACCCTGATCTATTTGCATGGTGTGAGGCACACGGTGCTGACGTACTAGACGGGAACCCACAAGCACTCACCGAAGCGGTACGGCGCGCATGTGCTTTCAAAGCAAAAGTCGTCACACAAGATGAGCGTGAGACGGCCTCTCAAAATGGGCGCGCCCTGCTCAACTTGGGCCATACCTTTGGGCACGCCTTAGAAGCTGAGATGGGCTATGATGGCCGATTATTACACGGCGAGGCTGTTTCTATAGGCTTGCAGATGGCCATGAAGCTTTCCGTAGAGCTCGGATACGCGAAAGAAACTGACCTCGAACGCCTCGATAAGCACCTTACACAATTGGATATGCCCAAGAGTATACGGCGGCTGGGCAATCACTTTTCCGCTACGACACTTATCGAGAATATGATGCGGGACAAAAAAATGAAGGACGGTAAACTCACCTTCATTCTTCTACGCGGCATTGGCAAAGCCTTCACTAACCGTGATGTAGAACTCGGTCCAGTACGTGTTTTGCTAGAAGATGCTGGTTGTGCGCCTTAA
- a CDS encoding tyrosine recombinase, with amino-acid sequence MADDRYAEAFLEMLASERGAAKLTRAAYATDLSDAARFLAPSPLYKASASDVSEYLASLSRQKLSARTSARRLSCLRQYFRFLVLENVREDDPTARQIAPKVAATLPRPLSESEIRRLLEQGTKGHDDERRDILARAALELLYTTGLRISELLSLPALCVQSKGPMLLVRGKGGRERLVPLSQAARDAAEALVHYDRGLGSDYLFPGRNPSKPLTRQGFDKILYACALKADIDPERVSPHVLRHSFASHLLARGADLRALQMLLGHADIATTQIYTQVMAERLRQLVSLHHPLASVAS; translated from the coding sequence ATGGCAGACGATCGTTATGCGGAAGCATTTTTGGAAATGCTGGCTTCAGAGCGTGGGGCTGCCAAGCTTACTCGTGCGGCTTATGCGACTGATTTGTCAGACGCCGCGCGTTTTTTAGCGCCATCCCCGCTGTATAAAGCCTCGGCGTCAGATGTTTCTGAATATCTTGCGTCATTGTCCCGGCAAAAGCTCTCAGCCCGCACTTCAGCACGTCGTCTGTCGTGCTTGCGGCAGTATTTCCGCTTTCTCGTGTTGGAAAATGTGCGCGAGGATGATCCAACCGCACGGCAGATCGCGCCGAAAGTCGCTGCAACATTGCCTCGCCCTTTGAGTGAGAGCGAAATTCGACGTTTGTTGGAGCAGGGGACAAAAGGCCACGATGATGAGCGGCGCGACATTTTGGCGCGTGCAGCTTTGGAGCTTCTTTATACAACGGGCTTGCGCATTTCAGAGCTTTTAAGTCTCCCCGCTCTCTGCGTGCAATCAAAAGGACCTATGCTTCTGGTTCGGGGCAAGGGAGGAAGAGAGAGGTTGGTGCCGTTGTCACAAGCTGCACGAGACGCGGCCGAAGCTCTGGTACATTATGATAGAGGACTCGGGAGCGATTATCTCTTTCCCGGTAGGAATCCCTCCAAGCCGCTGACGCGGCAAGGATTCGATAAAATATTATACGCCTGCGCTTTGAAAGCTGACATAGACCCGGAGCGTGTCAGTCCTCACGTTTTGCGGCATTCTTTCGCGAGCCACCTTCTCGCGCGTGGGGCAGATTTGCGGGCTCTGCAAATGTTGCTTGGCCATGCGGATATCGCGACGACGCAAATTTATACGCAGGTTATGGCAGAGCGGTTGCGCCAGTTGGTGTCCTTGCATCATCCTTTAGCATCAGTCGCATCTTAA
- a CDS encoding OmpA family protein, producing MRLRTALLAMTSMVAAPSLAMASTITGPYVDLGGGYNLVQTQHGSFSPTTQADGSTYNGSTKSSFRHKDGFTGFGSVGWGFGNGLRAEIEGVYNYSQINHRNLTARTGTTSGSDQSYGGFVNVLYDIDLTQFGLNSPVTPYVGVGAGYLWQHLNPTTTTYSNGYVNRNGGTNSSFAYQGIVGAAYDIPSVPGLALTTEYRFIGQQFANGSFRSTSYNSTGRHTGNLNFDPRFSHQFILGLRYAFDTAPPPPPPAPVVVPPAPQPARTYLVFFDWDRADLTGRAREIVATAAQASTHVQTTRIEVNGYTDNSAARPGAAGQKYNMGLSLRRANAVKAELVRDGVPATAIDIHGFGEQNPLVPTGPNTREPQNRRVEIILK from the coding sequence ATGCGTCTCCGCACGGCACTCTTGGCCATGACATCGATGGTGGCGGCACCGTCGCTCGCAATGGCAAGCACGATCACCGGCCCATACGTCGATCTCGGCGGCGGCTACAACTTGGTTCAGACACAGCACGGCTCGTTCTCACCAACGACGCAAGCTGATGGCTCTACCTACAATGGCAGCACCAAATCTTCCTTCCGTCACAAAGACGGTTTCACAGGCTTCGGCTCTGTTGGTTGGGGTTTCGGTAACGGCCTGCGCGCTGAAATCGAGGGTGTATACAACTACTCCCAAATCAACCACCGCAACCTGACGGCTCGTACAGGTACGACGTCTGGTTCAGACCAGTCCTACGGCGGTTTCGTCAACGTCCTGTATGACATTGACCTGACGCAGTTCGGCCTGAACTCACCAGTAACGCCATACGTTGGTGTCGGTGCAGGTTACCTGTGGCAGCACCTGAACCCAACAACAACGACCTACTCAAACGGCTACGTGAACCGCAACGGCGGCACGAACAGCAGCTTTGCGTATCAGGGCATTGTTGGTGCAGCATACGACATCCCAAGCGTACCAGGCCTGGCCCTGACAACGGAATACCGTTTCATTGGTCAGCAGTTCGCAAACGGTTCTTTCCGTTCAACGTCGTATAACTCCACAGGCCGCCACACAGGCAACCTGAACTTCGACCCACGCTTCTCGCACCAGTTCATCCTGGGTCTGCGTTACGCGTTCGATACGGCTCCTCCTCCGCCGCCACCAGCACCAGTTGTTGTGCCTCCTGCGCCGCAGCCTGCACGTACGTACCTGGTATTCTTCGACTGGGACCGCGCAGACCTGACAGGTCGTGCTCGTGAGATCGTTGCAACAGCAGCTCAGGCTTCTACGCACGTTCAAACGACACGCATCGAAGTTAACGGTTACACCGATAACTCCGCAGCTCGCCCAGGTGCAGCTGGTCAGAAGTACAACATGGGTCTGTCCCTCCGCCGTGCAAACGCAGTTAAGGCCGAACTGGTCCGTGACGGCGTTCCTGCTACAGCAATCGACATCCATGGCTTCGGTGAGCAGAACCCACTGGTTCCAACAGGCCCGAACACTCGTGAGCCTCAGAACCGTCGCGTGGAAATCATCCTGAAGTAA